In the Tamandua tetradactyla isolate mTamTet1 chromosome 8, mTamTet1.pri, whole genome shotgun sequence genome, CAGGGCCATGGAGAGCATGGCGTGACCCCCAGCCAGGGCCATGGAGAGCATGGCGTGACCCCCAGCCAGGGCCATGGAGAGCATGCCGTGACCCCCAGCCAGACCATGGAGAGCATGGCGTGACCCCCAGCCAGGGCCATGGAGAGCATGGCGTGACCCCCAGCCAGGGCCATGGAGAGCAAGGCGTGACCCCCAGCCAGGGCCATGGAGAGCATGGCGTGACCCCCAGCCAGGGCCATGGAGAGCACGGCGTGACCCCCAGCCAGGGCCATGGAGAGCAAGGCGTGACCCCCAGCCAGGGCCATGGAGAGCATGGCGTGACCCCCAGCCAGGGCCCTGGAGAGCATGGCGTGACCCCCAGCCAGGGCCCTGGAGAGCAAGGCGTGACCCCCAGCCAGGGCCCTGGAGAGCAAGGCGTGACACAGGACAAAAGGGAGCATCAAGTAATTCACCCCAGGGGATGATCCCAATGCAGCAAATGAGCCCTCTTCTTTCCTGTCTGGCTGCAGAGGGAATGAACTGCCTCTGATTCTCAGTAGCTGGATTTCCTCCCCGATAGCCTTGTCTGAGTGTTAGCCTGACTATTagcctttctccccagcccccctccccggCAGTGATGGGAACGGAAGAGGAAGAGGATATAGAGGAAGCTTAGGATCCCATGCTGGCTGCAGATAATCCCATCTCAGAGAACAAAATGCAGACTGGTTTTGGAGAGCAATGACATCCCAATGGGAAGTCCTACCATGGGTCTAACCCCAATCCTGCTATGGGCGGTCAGAGCCAACTTCTCCCGCAGTCTGAGAGAGGACACTTCACTGCCTCACCTTGGACATGTCCAACGTGCCCTCCCAAGTGCCCCTTGCACTTCCATCAATGCCCCAAGCTCAGCAGAAATGACACGGCACCACTTTCAAGAGCAGAGTTCCAGAGATTATTGCAGACTTTATAGAAAATTGCCCAAGGGAGATCCagatttggggggtgggtggggtgggaaggcagGCCTCAAGCCAATATGTTGAAGGAGGGCAACTTCCTGTGTGCAGAGGCAGCACAGGCCAGCCGTTCTGCCTGACCTAGGGGGTGGGGAGTCAGGGAGAGGTGGCCCCCTCTCCACTCACCAATTGTGCTTTGGGATCATGCAGAAGGCAGGACGCTGAGGCTCTGACCCTAAACAGGAGGGTTTGTGCCTGAGACAGAAGGCAAGAGTCCCTTGCTCTTCCAGAAGGTGTACGGGCGGGCCAAGGAATCTCCACTGGACAACAGCCAAAATGGGTGGGAAAGAGAGTGGAGAAATTGGTGGGCAGCAACTCCCAGCTCTTCAGAGTCCCTCTCCAACCCCTCTCTAAGGCCAAGAGGGATGGTGACCATGGACCTGAGGCCTGACCATCCACATCATACTCCCCAAGATTCTCTCCTTCCGTCCAAAAGGATTTGCTAATATGGGGCGGGGTACTTGGTACCTGGTTTTGCAGGCCTGGAGAGCTCATCCTGGGAGGAAAGGGGTGTGAGCACATCCCAGGGTGGGATTCCTTATTAGATTTTGATCCAGTGAGTGGCAGGGGTGGGTACGGAATACAAGTAATGGGACTGggtgtgggggcagggggtgaaGCTCAAATTGGGGTGAAGAGCTTAGAGTTTGAGACTGGGGACAAGCACTAAGCACTGGGTACCAGAGCCCCAGTGGGGAAAGGCTGAGGATCAGCTCCACACTAAGGCTACAACAGGGTATGCTCGTGCCTATGACAGGAGAGACAGACTGAGAGCTTCACCTCAAGATTGGGTTAAGGAAGGGAGAGTCCTAGGTCAgagctggggaggtggggagtgaGGGAGGTGGGGTATGAATACATCCTCAGATTGGGGGATGAATACATCCCTGACCTTCAGAGCTCTAGGATGTGGGTCTCCACGTAGGGTGGACTCTGGGAAGGGGCAAACGGTTCAGAGTCCACAAAAACTTTCTGGTGGAGGTGCTCTGCTTCAGAGACCAGAATGGGATGGGAGGGTCCCTGAACCCTGGGAGGGGAGCTGAGGGCTCCAAGCTGGAGGGTCAGTGCTAGGGCAGCCTAGGACGTTGGGGCATAATGTCTCTGGTTGGAAAGGTTGGGCTCAAAACAGGTGGAAGCGGTCACAGGGCTCCAGGTTGAAGGAAATGTCTATGGGCAAGTCTTGAAAAAGAGAGGGTCCTTTTGGTGGTCCAGGAGGGATGTGCTTGAGTctgggatgggtgggtggggttTCTGGAATCAGCCTGGGTGTCTCAGGGTCTTTGGTAAGAAGGAGCTCTCAGAGGTCGAAAGAGGACGGGGGAGGGGCAGCGTGGGGCCTCTGGGTGGGGCTGGGAGTACGCTACGATCCAAAGGTGTCCGGCTGGTCAGGGGAAGGTCTCAAAGCCCCTAAGACCGCGTGCGGGTGCTTCATACCCACGGTTTCTGGCCAGGCAGCCCCAATAAGGTCATCAGCTGGCAGGAACAGCCACCCCCCCAAACCCCAACAGGCGAAGATCAGAGGCCCGAGCCCGGGGAGGTGGCGCGGGAGCCGGCGGGGGCGGTCTGGGTAGGCGCGCGGCGCGGGTCGGCGTCCTGCTCGTAGCGGTAGTGGTAGCCCTCCATCTGGTCCCGGCAGGCCTCGCGCAAGTTGCGCATCCAGCGCTGGATGCCGCGGCGGTTTAAGTAGAGCACCATTAGGAAGATGAGGCCGATGAGCGCAAGCACTAGCCCGAAGAAGACGTAGGAAGCTTCCAGCTCCGGACCTGCAAGGCCCACTTCTTCCCCGCGACCGTGAGCATCGCCGTCCGCGCAGTGCAGCCGCACCTCATCCAGGTCCAGGAAAGGGCGGTCGTGCAGCGCCCGCGGAGCCGCGCAGCGCAGGCGTCGCGCGTCGGGTACGCGCTCCGTGGCGTTACGCAGCCAAGCCAGCAGGGGGCGCGCGGCGCAGCCGCAGCGCAGCGGGTTGTCGGCGAGCAAGAGATGCGGACCCGGGAGGCCGCCATCGCGCTCCAGCGCTCGCAGCTCGTCGGCGCTCAGGCCCACCAGCGCGTTGAGACGCGCGTCCAGCTGCTCCAGGCGCGGCAGGCGCAGCGCGGCGGGAGGCAGGCGGCTCAGCGCGTTGCCCCTCAGGCCCAGGAGGCGCAGGTCAGCCAACGGGGCTAGCGCGACGTCCAGCCTGTGCAGCAGCGCGAGGCCACCCCGGGCCAGCGCGTTGTTGAGTTGCAGCGAGCGCAGCGCGGGCAGCCCGCGGAAGGCGGCGCCGCCCAGGACGCGCAGCGGGTTATGACTCAAGTCGAGCGCCGCCAGGCTGGGCAGCCCGTCGAAGGCGCCGTCTTCCACCACCTCGATGTTGTTGTGCGTGAGGCGCAGCGCGCTCAGGAGCGGTAGGCGCACGCtcgccgccgcctcctcctcctcctcctccccgtCCGCGTCCCCGCCGGCGAAGGCGGCAGCGCGCAGCACGGTCAAGTTGGCGCCCACGATGGTGAGGTTGCGCGCGTCGGGCGGCACGTCCCGCGGCGGCTGCCGGAGCTCCGCGCCGGAGGCGCAGCGCAATAGCAGCGTGGGGCCGCCGAAGCAGTAGCACTGGAAGGGACAGGGCGCGGCCGGCCGGCTCAGAGCAGCAGCCACGAACAGCAGCCCGGGGAGCAGCGGGCCCCGGAACCCCGGCTGTCCCACTTGCGCGGCCATAGCGGCCGCCCCCACATCCAGCGTCCGGACCGTCGAGCTCACCAGTGAGTTGGGAGCGCCTTTGGTGGGGGAACGGGTGGGGCAAGTCCTTGACCCGGAGCGGCTCGCAGTCCCGGTTGTCAGTCCGCTGTCTCTAAAGTCCGAGGAGCCTTCACTTTCCTGGCCGAGGGCGAGAGGCTTCAGGCGGGGAGCGGAGCCCCCCGCCCCCGGTCCCCTCCTAGCCCTGTGCACCGGCCTCGGACTTCCTTGGCCGTTCCGGGCTCGGAGCCGAGTGGGCAGGGtttgcctccccccccccccctccccgcctcccAACCTCCTCCTCCGCCCCCAGCGGAGTCTCCGCGCCCTCCTCGCCGCGGGAGGCGGGGTGGAAGGCTCCTGAGAATCTGAGCAGTAGGCTTTTGCGCTTTTTCTCCCCCACCTTCCGGCCTGGGGCAGCTGAGAAGTTTCGCGCTCCGCGCTATGACTTGTTCCCCGCCTCCCCCGCGTCCCCCCATTTAAGcttgttctttccttttccttctctggcacgtgtggggtggggcagggttgGGCTGGGAAGAGCAGGCAAGTGTGTTGGcaccatggaagttagaatttgCGGGGAGGACTTTGGACCCCCTTACCCCTGCAACTGAGGCAGGTTGAGAGGTGGACTGGGAAAATGACTCCGTTTTCAGCCTCTTCCTAATCTCTGTGATCAGGAAGAAGGCATTGCAAGGAGAAAGACTGGAAAATCCCCAGCCTCGGTCCCCTTCTCTGAGCGACCCCAGTTCCCTTAGGCACGGCTGTGTCACTACCCCTGCAAGTCCCATGAGACCAGTCTTTTCTCGACTCCATCCCGTTCTTCTGGAAAGTCTACTGCAGCacccaccctccctgcccccatcgCTAGCCATTCTCCTCTGCTTTGCTGGGAGTTCTCAGATCTGGGTTCCTCCAGCCAGCTGGACTCCTCCCCCAAGCACTCTCCTTGGCACCGGGACTGGGTGGGTGTAGTGATTCAGCTTTTTGCttttcccctccctgccccagcaccTGCACACCCTGCTAGGCCCTCCTGCTGGGTCTCGGACCCTGGGGTCCCTTGGATATTATCTActtgtctcttctcccctccaAGCTACCCACATGTAAATGGTGAATGGCAACAGAAGGTTTGGGATTCCAGAGGTTGGGAGAACAGTAGCAGATTTTGTAGCATGGGGTGAAGGGAGGGTCTCAGTGGGGGCTGAGCTGTTTATAGGTTTGttttcttctggattttttttctttcccagaacTGGCAAGCTCCAGACCTGATTTAAAGAGACAGGCTCCTCAGAAGGGAGCATTCCTGGCCTTGGCATGAATTATTCAGGCTGGAGAGGCTGACACTTGATTCTGATCCGCAGGCTATTCCGTGGTATCAGCAGAGCTGGTTGGGATGGAGCCTCCCCATCCCCCTCAGaatcagtcagcctctttctcttgAATTGGGGATGGTTGTTGAGATGATTTCTTTCCCTGAGGTTATATTTAACAGATCGACCAACAGATCAATACCACTTAAGGAGAAGAGGCAGACCCTGCGGTGGCTTCTGTCATGGGCAAGGACCAACATTAAAAACCAGGACTGTTCATGCTGGGGGTACCCAgctctcctccccctttcctctcttttccctaCCCCCATCACAGCTTCCCCAGGCTTCGTCAGACAAAAGCAATAACTGGCACTTTCAGGATTGGACAGGTGTATAAAGATGCACACTCAAAGTTATATATGTACACATGCTGGTACATGTAGAGGTGTACTTGCTGCGTAAACCAACCTAAGTGTGTCTACGTGTGAGCACACAGACTCATACATACTTGGATGTGCATACCATGCATGGGAAACTTGTACAAGCTTGTGCACAGATCCTGGCAGGCTCATTACTACATGTACACATCTGAATATAGTTTTGGGTGTGTCCTGATATGTGTTCATAGACTAATATACACATCAGTGCTTGAACATGCATACTTCTGGTCCTTGCAGGTACCTGGGTGCGTTCACAGAGCCTCAAGCTTACAGACTCATACGTGTAAGCACATGCATTCAGTGCTTCACTCCCACCTTCCACCATGCTCTTGACATGTGGAGGTAATAGGCTAGTGGTGTCTTTTCTACCTGGGCAGAAGTGCTCAGGTAGATGCCATTGGAGCTCAGTCCTCAGGTATTGCACTCCTTCCAACCCTGGCCAAAGTCGACTACAAGCCCCAGCTCTGATATCTTCCGGAGCAGAAGGCACTGGGTCTTGTTCGTTACTGTGTTTCTGGTTTCTCAGTAAATGTgtatagatgaatgaatgaatgagtgcatgAATGAGTAGAAAGGTCTCTGCTTCCCTGTCCCCGTTGCATAGACCCCTTTCTGCTTCCAGCTCCTGGGGAACCACAGAATACCTGCCAGTACCAGAACCCATTCCCCAGGTTACCTGGTGGCTGGCCTCTGATTGGTTAGTGGCCCCACCGGGAAAGGGAGTGCTGGGCAGCAGGCCACCTTGAGTACCTGGTGCTAGACATCTCGGTTGGggaatgcttgttgaatgaaataatggtTTAAAAATCTCTGGTTCAATCCTTCCATCCTTGTAAAGCAAACTTGGTAAGGATCCCCCATCTGGACAGCTGTCCAGAAAGGTTAAGTGCCTCACCCAAGGTTGCACAGCTTTCTGAGAAAGGAGGCCCAGAAGACAACCTAGAATCATCAGGTACCAGAAAACAAGGTAATGACCATATTGTACAAATGGGGACATTGCAGCCAAAGGGCCAGGGTTTTGCCCCACTGCCAGGAATTGTCTGGACTTTGGAAACCTGGCCCCAGGCTCCCAGTCCAAGACTGTCCAAGGTGGTGGGCCACCTCTGAGAGGGTCCAGTGCCACATGGAAATCTCATCCTGAATCAGGAAGCTGAGGCCAGGAACAGATACCAGGATTGATCTCGTATGACCTTGAGCCTCTCTCCAACTCTGAGCTGTCAAGCTTACTCTTCTGTAAAGTGGGTGGTTTCCAAACTCACATCCTGCCAGCCTTTCGGGGCTGTTGTgataaaatgaatagaaaatacaTTGCAACCTGAAGGGTCATATCACCTGGGGTCTGGGGGCCTAGCACTCACACCCTGCCAAGCTTTCACCACATGTATTGGACAAGGCATTGCTCCTCTCTGGGACTAATTAGCGCCCATATCATTTTGTGCTGTTCCGTGTTCCTCCCCCAACATACAAATTCACTGTGGATATTAATAAAACGAGTCTCTACTTGCTTGTCTCTGTGTGTGGCCTCTGCTCAGTGTACATGTTCCCTTCATTTGTCCAAGTTTTCCTGAACCGGGTCTGTGAGCCATTTTGAATGGTCTCTGTTCTCTGCAGGAACAGGCCTGTCCATCTTATGTTTGTAtacagtaggtattcaataaatgtgttTGAATCTGAAGCTGTGTGTTTGTTCTCTGATGTATCCAGTGGAAGTTTCTCTGCTTGGACtgcacccccctgccccccacccccaccccatccccacccatgCCCTCTTcccttgattctgtttctccattccAGTCCACTGTCCCTTTGGACCCAGCTTGAGGTTTGGCCCTTCCCGGTAATTGTGgcttccttctcccttctttgAGCTTCTCTACTTAATGAGCAGAGGGCTGGGGCTCCCCTAAGACCCCTGACTGTCAGAACTTGGGCTCAGAGCTGGTCTGACTTCCTGTGTTATTAATAGGAAACTCTGGGCTCAGCTTGAGAAGGCACTGGGAAACGCTTACTGAATGAAATGATGCTTTAAAAATCTCTGACTCAATCCTCCCATCCCTGTGAGGCAAGCTTGGTAAGGATCCCCCGTCTCCGCTTTACATCAGGAGATAGCTGCCCAGAAAGGTTAAGTGCTGCCCCCAAGGTTGCACAGCTGACAGAGATCTGAGCCTGACAGGCACTCAGGTTTCCTGCTCATCTTCCCTGCAGCTCTCTCCCTCCAAGGCTCCCTCTTTCCCGGGAGTGTGGCTGGGTCAGATCCCAGGGGAGTCTATGGGCAAACAAACTCAGGCACTTAGGCTTCCCTTAGAACATAGAGTGAGGGAGGTTATGGGAGACACTTCCATTTTCACCCAGGTCGAGTGATTGTCTGCCCTGGTCCCAAATGAGAATCTCCTGTGTCAGTCACACTAGACCCCAGTTCTTGAATTTCCTACCCTACTAGACTCCAGAGCCCATTTTTGAGCCTTCAAGGTGCTGTCCCCTCCCTGAACTTCTGGGTCCTTTACTGAGCCTCTTCTCTCCTTTCATAGGGAGCCGGGGAAGGTTTGACCTCTCTTGAGAGAGCTTAACCTTTCTGAGGTTACCCAGTGGGTAGCCCCTTCCCCATGAGCCTCTAGGTCCATTTTGTCACCAAAGGTATCTTGATATTGCTGAAGACTTTGGGAAAGTCTTTTTGTTGTTCCAGACCTCACTTTCTCTGTCTGGAAAAAAGGTGTGTAAGTCTCCCAGGATGATCTTGGGAGACTTTTTAGTCCCATGCTCCTTGGTTTTTTTAGAGTTGGAAGTTGGGGAGGGAAGGTATTACTGTGATTTGTCCATGTAAGTGCCCCATTTTCTTATGTATGACCTTGAACTTTGTCCCATCCCAGTTAAGACCTTAGTTTGCCCAACTGTAAAGCGGTGGTAGGGTCCGTTCTTCCAGGTCTGACA is a window encoding:
- the TPBGL gene encoding trophoblast glycoprotein-like, which gives rise to MAAQVGQPGFRGPLLPGLLFVAAALSRPAAPCPFQCYCFGGPTLLLRCASGAELRQPPRDVPPDARNLTIVGANLTVLRAAAFAGGDADGEEEEEEAAASVRLPLLSALRLTHNNIEVVEDGAFDGLPSLAALDLSHNPLRVLGGAAFRGLPALRSLQLNNALARGGLALLHRLDVALAPLADLRLLGLRGNALSRLPPAALRLPRLEQLDARLNALVGLSADELRALERDGGLPGPHLLLADNPLRCGCAARPLLAWLRNATERVPDARRLRCAAPRALHDRPFLDLDEVRLHCADGDAHGRGEEVGLAGPELEASYVFFGLVLALIGLIFLMVLYLNRRGIQRWMRNLREACRDQMEGYHYRYEQDADPRRAPTQTAPAGSRATSPGSGL